A stretch of DNA from Tubulanus polymorphus chromosome 6, tnTubPoly1.2, whole genome shotgun sequence:
aaagctatttttcccggactgtgcataattgtcaatgatattttcagtggtctaaataaaaatattcctccaaaataccaaatcaactaaaattttcacagaaatcgatcttgaaatacgtatcaaattttaaaaaacacGTAAGTAAAACAAGAGACGACACCGTGGGTTGACTTGTACACCAGCTGATTTTGGCGCCTAAGCCAATCAAAGaagagtctttgctttctgattggtttTTTAAAACCGATAATTTTGCGTTcagattttcgcgaaaaagctcatataaattctAACGAGGCCCTTTCTCAAAATTCAGCTCGCTACgatttggagaatggataagcTTATGCttagttgcacagtcaaaggcCCTCTTTAGCTCTGGAATCCATGCCATTTAAATTCTCttcatttgtatagtaataggctcagcatacggctggcctaaaaatcccacaataaatgaagaagTGCCTATAAACTTTGGTAAAATACTAGGAATATCTCGGGTGGTTGCTATGACCCTTCTTTATTTCAGGCTGAAGAAAGTTGGTAGCAACCACCCGAAAGATTCCTAATATTATAATAAACGTTTCAggcatttcttcatttattgtgAGATTTTGCTATTTTCATTCCCGCCTGTTATGTTAGAAATCGATACATGTAGTTTATACATCAATGGCCCATCCTCcaccggcagggattcgaacctaatggcatcgctacactcagccccggcacgaaaccctgccacattAGATCGGATGTGCAGGTACATGCGCTGGttcaccaatcagattgctcgttatTTAATCGGGAAGGTAATTTTCACAGAAGAACTTTTAACGTTAAAACCCGGCTAAGATAAAACGGAATATCGGGAtatgattggctaataatgacatcatctgaGCTGCGGGTATAGCGGCGCACTCGGTTAAGTGTGGCAgtgtttcgtaccgtggcattctcgatgccatcaggttcgaatccctgcagGGGGAGGATGCAATGGCCTAGTGTAGAGGTGAAGAACTGATGTTATTTTCCGCATTACGCAGATTTTCCAGAGGTTTGAATGAGGCAATCCATTGAATGCACCCTATCCATAAACGTACACAAAAAAACTAGTGCTACATAAGCCATTCAGAAATTGTAAGCATAGGCAGTTTTTCATTGGGAAGAGAAGAacatatatttctatatttctgaCAGCGTTGAAAATGTATTCACATATAATCAGAATGAAGACAAATTATTGGAAAATAATTATGTTCGCTAAATAAAAAAAGACACAGCCAGCCATCTCTTTGAATTGCTAATTTGCGAGCTCGTCTTAGTCATCTGCTACAAGAAGGGGTGAGCGTTCGTTTAATTTGGCACCGCAAATAGCCCCTGATAGCATTTGTTTCTCCAAGTTCTCCCGGTAACAGCATTGTTTGACGACGGCAACAAACCAACAGATACCGATCGAAAAATTTGTCCCCATTACAACGTAATCAAAAACAACAGAGCCAAATTTTTCCATGGCGATTGATATTCCAACAGTCCATGCCATATGACCAACACATGCACTGGACAGTAGGATAGCGATATCTATTGGTGTGATGTTGACAGTTTCTTTAACCCAACCCATCAGTCCTGGGAATATTGCGCTTGTTCCCAAAGCGAAATTTATTATGGCTATGAGCAAAAATGCATTAGAGAACGAGcggaaaaacaaacaaacagagCCGACATTCGCTAAAGTTATGCACAGAGTAAGAATCTTCTTACTTCCAGTAAAATGAACAAGAAAACAACACAGGAACCTCGACACGGTGAATATCACCCAAAAAGCGCTGGTTAAATAAGTTCCGGTTTGCAAACCTAAACCGCTCTCAACGAAATAGATCGGAATCAAATTACCGTACACGTTCTGGTTTCCGGCGACAAAAGTCGTCATTAAATTTGCAAGAAACTTTATACAACGCGTTGGGTATAAACAATGTTCGGTTGTTATGACGTTATTGTTATCAGGGTACAATGCCGTGACATCATCTTCAAAATGATTTCTGGGTAAGTCATTTCTGATTTCTAGGTTGTTATTGCGTTGCAAACCAGTACCAGATATAAGTGTCATGAAATAAGCAGCCGCCGTTACGAGCAAGGTGCCGCTTACCATATAATAGGCATACTCGACTCGACCTTCGTGAGTTATTACCATATCCACCGTAGAACAGTTAGATCTTCCCGGATTGGATGCATTTTTGATCGCGATTATTATGTGATTAGTCATATTATGTTCAATTATTGGAATGAATGACATGCTTGGAGATTTTGTCATATTTCGACTGAATTCAGATAAATACGGGCTGACCAATAGAGGGCAGATGATAGATCCAATACCAAGTCCAGCCATGACGAAATGTAGATAACCAGAACTTGCTTCTTGCCAAACATACAAACAATGGATCAATCCACCTGGAAAGGAAATATGGATAGTTACCGGTACCACTTAGCTCAGGACTTCATAGTTCTACGCGGTATAGTTTGACAAACGTCCGTTGCGCAATGATATTCCAAACTGACAAGCAATCAACCCTAATTTGGTGGGTTTAGTTTGGTATGAAGTGCGTACTTCAGTTCAAAcggaaaaataaataatctaaatataattgcaaagcagcgataacgggttttctgactaGTTGGTTGATATGTCGCACTTAGATTAGGACGAAATCAGTAAATAAAcgacgtttttttttatggGAGCGCCATCTAGAGATCAACACTACCAGATATAGAGATCAGCGCGAAATACAAAGTACTCCtttcaaagcgtcttcaacaTTTACCATTCAAAACCTCTgcaaaagtgctgattttgccGAACTGGACTCAAGTTGGCGATCTTTATTCCGATCTGGCTGTAGAAAAGGTTAAGGGTACAAACATACATTACTAACTATAAAGGCCATACGCGTATCGAAAACTTTAAGAAGACTAATaaaattttatatgaaatgaaatagtgATCATAGAACAGATTTATACATGTTTCCGGAAAGTACTGCCATCTGGCGACGACTCAGTACTGATGACGCAATGGAAGCGTTACCGCGTACCCGGAAGCTAAACAAAGCGTATCGCTAGGCGCGCTAGTTTCCGTGAATAAAATAACGATTTGGTGCTGTTTACTACACATTTTGATGGTATGTACCACATACAAATGTATATTACATCAACAAGTGTCAGTGACTGGCATCTAAATCCCACGAATGCAAAAAATCCTCCTATAATACGTTATTTGATCGTACCACACTGTCCACAGTAGTCTGTGTATAATATTCACAACTTGCGGTTTGTTCTCTGTTTGAACTTACCGGCTGATCCTTACCTGCCTAATTTTAGGCCTGAGAGCTGAACAGAACCCAAATCTTATTATTGTTGTTGGCCTCTAGCTTTTTTCAGTTGCTTACAATCCTGACACAGGtacttaaattatatttcagtatgTGTATTTCGGTTgagttttaaatttaaatgGTTCCACTTGACAGTGCATAATAATGTTGGATCCACATCAGTTGTCTACTGATGGTACTGAAATTAGCCAGTATGATGATAATCCTACTTCCAGAGGTGCCACTGGTTGTGATTTGTGTTCTCAGGTAATAATCTAGTgtcttttgaatttaaaaagaaaaacattgtgTGTACATTAAGAAATTATGTTCAGATATATCACTGAGCTGAACTACACATCATTAGGCCTACTTAAGAATTTCactctattttgaaatgtttgttaacAACCTGTAATTGGTTGTGTTAATTATATCCCGTAATACCTTTGTATTTAAACCTCATTATCTCATATTTTTACTGCGATCGATATCCCAGGTTCATCGTTAGAAAACTCACCTTCAAAGTACAAGAAGAATGACCTACAATTTTGGTTGAGATGTCGGGGTTTAAAATATAAGTCTGCAGACACCAGAGCTGTATTAATTTCAATGTAGTTTTTTAAATCCATTCAAAAAACTTccgatgtttgaaatattttgaaatactttGAAGTATTCCATACAATCTAGATAATTCCAATGAAAAACCATATACCAAATACCAAGATCAGTTTATTTCTTTCAGTCCAGTTaaataaaacagatatttcAATCTTGATGGCTAtagtaatttgaaataaatttcatttcagggTTCGCCAATGTAGTCAGCGTCAGTATGATCTAATTGATCCGGATCCTCACAAGACATATACAAGAgcaaaaattatgaaatgtcCAGTATGTAAGGAAGCTGCAACCAACACTTCAGTTAACATTAAGGATGATCCACAAGACATTATTTTACAGCCACCGCAGAATGGGACCAAagatattttagtttcaaagacatttacttttttaaatatacGTGACCACGCCGTGAAATCAGGAAAAAGACTTAAAGGTGAACAATACATAGAAAAGCCACTAGACAAGGGTTACaagtttttttaatgaaaactaTGTACATAATGTGGCCAATGTTATGAAAAAAGACACTGATTTGCTATTCGTTCGAGGTAAATGTTTTCGTTCCCAACGCAAGAATGAAACCCCACATAATGTCTTGGTAGCTCTTTTCGGTGATGTAGTTCAAGTTGGTCATTGCAGTTGTGCAGCTGGAAGTGGTGGTTACTGCAACCACATTGTTGCTTTACTCTATTTGCTGGACCATTgtaacaaaatagaaaatagtcAAGTACCCAGAAATCGGTACATGTACTGACAACCCGCAAGAATGGCACCGGCCAAGAACCGCTGGAATTTACCCAGAACCAATTATGAGTTATTCAGTTATCAGGCCTGAATATGGCTCCAAAAAGACTGGTATAAAATCAACACTGTATGATGCCACGAGTGATTATTTGAAACACTCACAGTTCAATGATACTTTAgacttatttcaaaatttaaagaTAATAAATCCGTCTTTAGGCTTTTGTCAGATGTTCAATGAACATAGAGATATGATTGACACGAAAATAGGTGTTCAAACCCCGGTCGGTAGTGTTCTAAGTtattaacttagtatttctgaAGGAGATTTCGATGTTGTCAGTGATTTTTCTTCATACTCCTAATATTCATCAGTTATTTTTGATCATTTTCCTACAATGCCTATAAGAATTCCACCCAGATTTAAATTTCCAAGGCAGCCAACATTTTTGGAACACGAATTCATCAATAATCTAATTCTAAATGCCCAACAATCTGTTGAACTCGAGGAACTCACTCGAAAACAGAGATTTAGTTGTGATTGGTATTCAGCTCGTAAATATCGATTGACAGCTAGTACATTTGGTACAATATTAAAAAGGAAAGCAAAGGTTACAGCCAAATTTGTAGAATCACTGACAACATCAACTGATATTTCACATGTACCTGCTGTACGACACGGAATTGATAATGAGGACAAGGCCATATTGAAATACATTCAGTACCTAGGAAAGTGTGGAAAGCTGGTACAAGTTTTTCCCTGTCGTATGATAGTGAATCCCGTATTTCCCTGGCTAGGTGCTTCTcctgattatttagttattgCTGATGGTGCTGGATATGGGTTACTTGAGGTCAAGTGCCCATATGCCTTTAAAGATATATCCCCTCGAGAGGCTTGTGCGGACAGTTCATTCTGCTCAGGGCTAGTCAACGGGAAGCCACAACTAAAaaaaaccattattattattatcaaattcaGCGTCAGTTAGGAATCAGTGGGTTGGAGTGGGGTGATTTCgtcattttcacaaaaaaatggTTTCTGATAgaacgcataaaatttgaatctgAATTCTGGAAGGAAATGCTACATAAACTGACAGAATTCTTCCTCATACATTACATTCCGAACAACCTGGTGAACTCAATGGAACTCGGAGATGAAGTTCTCTCAAAAGGATTCAACCATTATCCACTTCTTAAATtcttaaattttatttcaatacattTATGAGATCAGTTATAAATGCGCAGTGAACAGTGTATAAATTTGTAACAAATTtacattattgttttataacaataatcttattataatttgtttaaataaaatcatcatatATTTAACACGAAGGCTTCATTTTAAATTTCACAGGAAATTATCGGATTCTGGAATAAGGTAAGCAGGGCGCATGCAGACCAGATTTGGTTTATAGATCCTGCTAGAGTCAATGGTACGACACTgtcaaaaatgtgaaaattcttTATTCTATTGATAAGCCTCTCCACATGGAAACGTTCTGCTGCAATGGCTTGAGTCTCCCGAACATCAGACACTGACATTCGTGCATTTTGACCCAAGAATGGAGGAATATTCAAACGCACACCTATAGGGTCGAGAAGATCCTGGATGTTAAAACCTTTGTCTGccataattacataattacatCTCCCTGCTCGAAAGGTAACTTCCACAAACCGCTTCTAATAGTTAATTCGCGGTCAGAAATACTGCCAGTGTAAAGTTGCGAACAGAAATTCACACAACCAGATGGACTGATGCCAATCAAGCCTTTGAGTGTGttataatttgaatatgattGTGATGTAAGGACTAATGATGATGGCATTTCCAATTTTATTTCTGTAGCATCAATAATTGTTCTAGTTTGGGGGTACTTAGATTTGAAACTTTCGGGCATGAATTTCTGGATTGATTCTCTGGGTGcccaaatattcaaaacaccCAACCGTATATACACAAAATTCGCCCAAGATATGATAATGTCACTTACAGTTGAAACAGAAATATTGAATCGATTTGCCAAATCAACCTCAAGTAAACCCAGACGTACGCGACACAAGAAAAGGAAGAACTCATTTCTtggagttaattttcttgGACGACCAAGCTTTATTGCATTGGCTGACTGTTGCATATGATTGCAGTAAATTATGTTTTCACCTCTCTGACCAGGGTTCAGGTACTCtagcacattttcaaaaacaaaaattgacGGAAAACCGGTGTAAAATGTAATTTCAGATGGCTTAATGTTTTCAATACAGAACAACTTGCTGGATAATTCTTTAGTTAGTGCAAAATTCTCAGATTGCAgcttttcatttataaatctaatatttTCGAGTTCATTCTTCagtttatcaatttcattctcACTGGAATTGTCATTTTCTTTATCTAAGTCTGAACACATTTCTGAATTAGACGAATAGGTACTGCTGTCACTGTTTAACTGGTGATCCTCCAAGATTTTATATTCGGCACAAACTCCAGGTCGCTCCATGAGTTGAAGCTTATTTTAGCACGTGTAACTGAAATGCCAGtagaaatgtttttcaagCCATTCCAGCAGGCAAATACCGATGGAACGGCCCCAGTGTGTAAAAACCTGCGACCCGCGAACAGACTATACTCAAAGTCGTCTTCTTTGAAGTGCAACGAACATATGCATGAATGATTCTTGACAATAAAGTGTTTGCCTACATCCCGCCTAATTTTACTATCCACTCCTTGCGTAACTTTTCATCTTTAGGAAACTTGTGAAAAGTGACCTTCCCATGTCCTGGTTCATGACGGTAGCCTCTCTTAACACAATGTGGGACTACGCAGTGTTTTTTGGATTtactctgaaaataaatataatccGACTTTTATGCCAAACCATAGTAATAAATGTACCGACTTTCTgtattttaaacctagaataAGGGTACTGGCTTGGTAATATGACATAATTAGATGTGATGATATTTTCTACTGAATATGC
This window harbors:
- the LOC141907220 gene encoding major facilitator superfamily domain-containing protein 4A-like, producing the protein MIAAGKYIVTFWLCMSFVSVGCVFNIIGPTLFDLAAKTQVHVTIISLVFLTQGIGIFIGTATSGGLFARFNHKLLLCAISVICATSTAICGWSDSFILVAMMFFVQGVAVGSIEGGGLIHCLYVWQEASSGYLHFVMAGLGIGSIICPLLVSPYLSEFSRNMTKSPSMSFIPIIEHNMTNHIIIAIKNASNPGRSNCSTVDMVITHEGRVEYAYYMVSGTLLVTAAAYFMTLISGTGLQRNNNLEIRNDLPRNHFEDDVTALYPDNNNVITTEHCLYPTRCIKFLANLMTTFVAGNQNVYGNLIPIYFVESGLGLQTGTYLTSAFWVIFTVSRFLCCFLVHFTGSKKILTLCITLANVGSVCLFFRSFSNAFLLIAIINFALGTSAIFPGLMGWVKETVNITPIDIAILLSSACVGHMAWTVGISIAMEKFGSVVFDYVVMGTNFSIGICWFVAVVKQCCYRENLEKQMLSGAICGAKLNERSPLLVADD